From one Halothece sp. PCC 7418 genomic stretch:
- a CDS encoding Uma2 family endonuclease yields MSVSTTQTIIYPDSDGQPMADNTKQFRWIVLIKENLELLFANDPDVFVAGDLLWYPVEGHPEIRVAPDAMVAFGRPKGDRGSYRQWEEDNIPPQVVFEILSPGNRVKEMTRKLQFYERYGVEEYYIYDPDSNELEGLQRQDGNLQLVEEINGWISPRLGIQFTLTSETLEIYRPDGRKFLSSLELEQERQGALQRVEQESQRAEQATQRAEQEAQRAEQATQRAERLAEQLRALGIDPEA; encoded by the coding sequence ATGAGTGTTTCAACTACCCAAACAATTATTTACCCTGACAGTGATGGTCAGCCCATGGCAGATAATACTAAGCAGTTTCGGTGGATTGTCTTAATTAAGGAAAACTTGGAACTGCTATTTGCCAATGATCCAGATGTATTTGTCGCTGGGGATTTATTGTGGTATCCCGTAGAAGGTCACCCTGAAATTCGAGTTGCCCCTGATGCGATGGTGGCATTTGGGCGACCAAAAGGCGACCGAGGTTCTTATCGGCAATGGGAAGAAGACAATATTCCACCACAAGTAGTATTTGAAATTCTCTCCCCAGGAAACCGAGTGAAAGAAATGACTCGCAAGTTACAGTTTTATGAACGCTATGGGGTAGAAGAATACTATATTTATGATCCTGATAGTAATGAATTGGAAGGGCTACAACGGCAAGACGGAAATTTGCAGTTAGTTGAAGAAATCAATGGCTGGATTAGTCCCCGTTTAGGGATTCAATTTACTCTTACTTCAGAAACGCTAGAGATTTATCGTCCTGATGGGAGAAAGTTTCTATCTTCTCTAGAGTTAGAACAAGAACGCCAGGGGGCTCTTCAACGAGTTGAACAGGAGTCTCAACGGGCTGAACAAGCCACTCAACGGGCTGAACAGGAAGCTCAACGGGCGGAACAAGCCACTCAACGGGCGGAACGTTTAGCGGAACAATTGAGAGCTTTGGGTATTGATCCCGAAGCCTAA
- a CDS encoding type I restriction-modification system subunit M, producing MAIKKSELYTHLWKSCDELRGGMDASQYKDYVLVLLFVKYVSDKYAGLDDADVSIPEGGGFQDIVALKHNPEIGDRVNQVISNLAEENELKGIIDVADFNDENKLGKGKEMQDRLSNLVAIFENSILNFKNNQADGDDLLGDAYEYLMRNFATQSGKSKGQFYTPAEVSRVIAQVISIENAQRQDETIYDPTCGSGSLLLKAVDQAEVKLTIYGQEMDNATRALAKMNMILHGHADAEIYQGNTLASPYYKNDDGNLKTFDFAVANPPFSAKSWMNGFNPSEDQFKRFQGYDIPPAKNGDYAFLLHLLRSLNSQGKGAIILPHGVLFRGHAEANIRKKLIEKGVIKGIIGLPPNLFYGTGIPACIIVLDKEDANQRDRVFMVDASRGFVKDGNKNRLREQDICKIVDVFNQQLVIPHYSRLVPISEIAKNDYNLNLPRYIDSQEIEDIQDIEAHLQGGIPKADIEGLADYWEIYPQLKQELFTPQRDGYLNIKVPTEQVKKYVFEHPEFTEYASAIAQIFNQWWNENLPNLKGIKQGDHPKQIIRPLAESLLTAFENRNLIDKYDIYQHLMNYWLETMRDDVYILVQDGWVAQLSPVTNKKGKVTDYTCELIPKELMINRYFSTEKENIETLEAQKEDINRQQEEMEEEHGGEDGLLAEVTSDAGKVTKTNINNRIKEIKKDPDFADELTVIKDYLALINKDAKLGKEIKAAQTHLNNQVIKKYEELTVEEIKTLVVDDKWLPTLWEAVRSEMERISQRLAQRIQDLAERYDEPLPQLEEEAETLTQKVEHHLHLMMES from the coding sequence ATGGCAATCAAAAAAAGCGAACTCTACACACATCTCTGGAAAAGCTGCGACGAACTACGGGGGGGAATGGATGCTTCCCAATATAAGGATTACGTTTTAGTTTTATTATTTGTTAAATATGTTTCCGATAAATATGCAGGATTAGACGATGCAGATGTTAGCATTCCCGAAGGTGGTGGCTTTCAGGATATTGTCGCCCTCAAGCATAACCCAGAAATTGGCGATCGCGTTAATCAAGTCATCAGCAACCTCGCCGAAGAAAACGAATTAAAAGGAATTATTGATGTCGCCGACTTCAACGACGAGAATAAATTGGGTAAAGGGAAAGAAATGCAAGATCGGCTGTCGAATTTAGTCGCCATCTTTGAAAACTCTATCCTTAATTTCAAAAACAATCAAGCCGACGGTGATGATTTATTGGGAGACGCTTATGAATATTTAATGCGTAACTTCGCCACACAATCTGGAAAAAGCAAAGGACAATTTTACACCCCTGCTGAAGTTTCCCGTGTTATCGCCCAAGTTATCAGCATAGAAAACGCTCAACGTCAAGACGAAACTATTTATGATCCTACCTGTGGAAGCGGTTCCCTGTTATTAAAAGCGGTAGATCAAGCGGAAGTTAAATTAACCATTTATGGTCAGGAAATGGATAACGCCACCCGTGCGTTAGCCAAAATGAATATGATTTTGCATGGACACGCGGATGCAGAAATTTATCAAGGAAATACCTTAGCCTCCCCTTATTATAAAAATGATGATGGGAATTTGAAAACCTTCGATTTTGCAGTGGCGAATCCGCCCTTTTCTGCTAAGTCGTGGATGAATGGCTTTAATCCCAGTGAGGATCAGTTTAAGCGGTTTCAAGGATATGATATTCCCCCAGCGAAAAATGGAGACTATGCGTTTTTATTGCATTTACTTCGTTCTCTGAACAGTCAAGGAAAAGGCGCGATTATCTTACCGCATGGCGTTTTATTTCGTGGTCACGCAGAGGCGAATATTCGGAAAAAATTAATTGAAAAAGGAGTCATAAAAGGAATTATTGGCTTACCCCCTAATTTATTTTATGGCACTGGTATCCCTGCTTGTATTATTGTTTTAGATAAAGAAGACGCGAATCAGCGCGATCGCGTTTTTATGGTCGATGCGAGTCGAGGATTCGTCAAAGATGGCAATAAAAACCGTCTGCGAGAACAGGATATTTGTAAAATTGTCGATGTATTTAATCAACAACTTGTTATCCCTCATTATTCCCGTTTAGTTCCCATTTCAGAAATTGCAAAAAACGACTATAACTTAAATCTTCCTCGTTATATCGACAGTCAAGAAATTGAAGACATCCAAGATATCGAAGCGCATTTACAGGGAGGAATTCCCAAAGCCGATATTGAAGGATTAGCTGACTATTGGGAGATTTATCCGCAATTAAAACAAGAATTATTTACACCACAGCGAGACGGTTATCTTAACATTAAAGTTCCCACCGAACAAGTTAAAAAATACGTTTTTGAACATCCAGAATTTACTGAATATGCCAGCGCGATCGCGCAAATCTTTAATCAGTGGTGGAATGAAAACCTTCCCAACCTCAAAGGAATCAAACAAGGGGATCATCCCAAACAAATCATCCGCCCCTTAGCCGAATCATTACTGACTGCATTTGAAAACAGAAACCTGATCGATAAATATGACATTTACCAGCATTTAATGAACTACTGGCTGGAAACCATGCGCGATGATGTTTATATTTTAGTACAAGATGGTTGGGTTGCCCAATTAAGCCCCGTGACGAATAAAAAAGGCAAAGTCACCGATTACACTTGTGAATTGATTCCCAAAGAATTAATGATTAACCGTTACTTTTCCACTGAAAAAGAAAACATTGAAACCCTCGAAGCGCAAAAAGAAGACATTAATCGCCAACAGGAAGAAATGGAAGAAGAACACGGGGGAGAAGATGGGTTATTAGCAGAAGTCACCAGTGATGCGGGAAAAGTCACCAAAACCAATATCAACAACCGTATTAAAGAGATTAAAAAAGACCCTGATTTTGCCGATGAATTAACCGTAATAAAAGATTATCTGGCGTTAATTAATAAAGATGCAAAACTGGGAAAAGAAATCAAAGCAGCCCAAACACATTTAAATAATCAGGTGATTAAAAAATATGAGGAGTTAACCGTTGAAGAAATAAAAACCTTAGTGGTTGATGACAAATGGCTTCCGACATTATGGGAAGCCGTGCGATCAGAAATGGAACGCATTTCTCAGCGTTTAGCGCAACGGATTCAAGATTTAGCGGAACGTTATGATGAACCGTTACCACAGTTAGAAGAGGAAGCAGAAACATTAACGCAGAAAGTAGAACATCATTTACATTTGAT
- a CDS encoding Uma2 family endonuclease encodes MSVSTTQKIIYPDSDGQPMADNTKQFRWIVLIKENLELLFANDPDVFVAGDLLWYPVEGHPEIRVAPDAMVAFGRPKGDRGSYRQWEEDNIPPQVVFEILSPGNRVKEMTRKLQFYERYGVEEYYIYDPDSNELEGLQRQEGNLQLVEEINGWISPRLGIQFTLTSETLEIYRPDGRKFLSSLELEQERQRAFQRAERLAEQLRALGIDPEA; translated from the coding sequence ATGAGTGTTTCAACTACCCAAAAAATTATTTACCCTGACAGTGATGGTCAGCCAATGGCAGATAATACTAAGCAGTTTCGGTGGATTGTCTTAATTAAGGAAAACTTGGAACTGCTATTTGCCAATGATCCAGATGTGTTTGTCGCTGGGGATTTATTGTGGTATCCCGTAGAAGGTCACCCTGAAATTCGAGTTGCCCCTGATGCGATGGTGGCATTTGGGCGACCCAAAGGCGACCGAGGCTCTTATCGGCAATGGGAAGAGGACAATATTCCACCACAAGTAGTATTTGAAATTCTCTCCCCAGGAAACCGAGTGAAAGAAATGACTCGCAAGTTACAGTTTTATGAACGCTATGGGGTAGAAGAATACTATATTTATGATCCTGATAGTAATGAATTGGAAGGGCTACAACGCCAAGAGGGAAATTTGCAGTTAGTTGAAGAAATCAATGGCTGGATTAGCCCCCGTTTAGGGATTCAATTTACTCTTACTTCAGAAACGCTAGAGATTTATCGTCCTGATGGCAGAAAGTTTCTATCTTCTCTAGAGTTAGAACAAGAACGCCAGCGGGCTTTTCAACGGGCGGAACGTTTAGCGGAACAATTGAGAGCTTTGGGTATTGATCCCGAAGCCTAA
- a CDS encoding Uma2 family endonuclease: MYQSNPPLSPKETLPTMYDLPSEDPEEPGGSDEFHLLQPELLRLTFRPPSYPSDQVFTASDLNLYYDVHHTQWYKRPDWFAVLGVSRLYEEKDLRLSYVTWQEGANPFVVVELLSPGTEKEDLGQTPLTSPLIGRNERVQPPNKWTVYEQILRIPYYFVFNRYTNEFRAFELQGSRYQRVLIEEQGVWLEEAQLGLGLWEGEYQGISRLWLRWYDQNQNWILTPTEQEAQRAEQATQQAQQEAQRAEQATQQAQQEAQRAERATQRAERLAEQLRALGIDPEA; encoded by the coding sequence ATGTATCAAAGCAATCCTCCCCTTTCCCCAAAAGAAACCCTCCCCACCATGTATGATTTACCTAGTGAAGACCCTGAGGAACCGGGAGGCTCCGACGAATTTCATCTTCTCCAGCCTGAATTGCTTCGCCTTACCTTTCGCCCCCCAAGTTACCCCAGTGATCAGGTGTTTACCGCAAGTGATTTAAACTTATACTATGACGTGCATCATACCCAATGGTATAAACGCCCCGACTGGTTTGCGGTGTTAGGGGTATCGCGACTCTATGAAGAAAAAGACCTCCGTCTCAGTTATGTGACATGGCAAGAAGGGGCAAATCCCTTTGTGGTGGTAGAATTGCTCTCCCCTGGCACTGAAAAAGAAGACTTGGGGCAAACCCCCCTTACATCCCCCCTAATCGGGAGGAACGAGAGGGTTCAGCCTCCGAATAAGTGGACCGTTTACGAGCAAATTTTAAGGATTCCCTATTATTTTGTCTTTAATCGCTATACGAATGAGTTTCGTGCCTTTGAGCTACAAGGAAGTCGTTATCAGCGTGTGTTGATAGAAGAACAAGGGGTGTGGTTGGAAGAAGCGCAGCTTGGCTTAGGATTATGGGAAGGGGAATATCAGGGAATCTCTAGGCTGTGGCTGCGTTGGTATGACCAAAATCAGAACTGGATTCTCACTCCTACTGAACAGGAAGCTCAACGCGCTGAACAAGCCACTCAACAAGCCCAACAGGAAGCTCAACGCGCTGAACAAGCCACTCAACAAGCCCAACAAGAAGCTCAACGGGCTGAACGAGCAACTCAACGCGCCGAACGTTTAGCAGAACAATTGAGAGCTTTGGGCATTGATCCCGAAGCCTAA
- a CDS encoding DegT/DnrJ/EryC1/StrS aminotransferase yields the protein MNQIYGQPAAMAQIVEIAQENGLNWERKKQTIALASILTRRSRGETGAFGFFHGC from the coding sequence ATGAATCAGATTTATGGACAACCTGCTGCGATGGCGCAGATTGTGGAAATTGCTCAAGAAAATGGTTTGAACTGGGAAAGGAAAAAACAGACGATCGCGCTGGCTTCAATTTTAACTAGACGATCGCGCGGGGAGACAGGTGCTTTTGGATTTTTCCACGGTTGCTGA
- a CDS encoding Uma2 family endonuclease: MYQTDPPRPPKEVLPTMYDLKSEDPEEPGLPDQFHIYQPRLLEETFHPIGYPPDQIFMGTDLNVYYDPRHPQWYKRPDWFAVLGVSQLYEEQDLRLSYVLWQEGVDPFIVVELLSPGTEKEDLGQTLREVNQPPTKWEVYERILKIPYYVVFDRYTDHLRVFMLQGDRYAEQTLEASRFWIDSIELGLGLWQGIYQGIHRQWLRWFDRDGNWLPTLTEQKQQEQEKTERLAAKLRELGVNPDEI, translated from the coding sequence ATGTATCAGACTGACCCCCCCAGACCCCCGAAAGAAGTGCTCCCGACAATGTATGATCTCAAGAGCGAAGATCCCGAGGAGCCTGGTTTGCCTGACCAATTTCACATTTATCAGCCTCGATTGTTAGAAGAAACGTTTCATCCCATTGGTTATCCCCCTGATCAGATTTTCATGGGGACTGATTTGAATGTGTATTATGATCCCCGCCATCCACAATGGTATAAGCGTCCAGACTGGTTTGCTGTCTTAGGCGTCTCACAATTATATGAAGAACAAGATTTGCGCCTGAGCTATGTGCTGTGGCAAGAAGGCGTTGATCCGTTTATTGTCGTTGAGTTGTTATCCCCAGGAACGGAGAAGGAGGATTTAGGTCAGACGTTACGGGAGGTGAATCAACCGCCAACGAAATGGGAGGTTTATGAGCGAATTCTGAAAATTCCCTATTACGTGGTTTTTGACCGCTATACTGATCATCTCCGAGTTTTTATGCTTCAAGGTGATCGCTATGCAGAACAGACACTAGAAGCGTCTCGTTTTTGGATTGACAGCATTGAGCTAGGTTTGGGGTTATGGCAAGGAATATATCAAGGGATTCATCGCCAATGGTTACGTTGGTTTGATCGAGATGGAAATTGGCTACCCACACTGACTGAACAGAAACAACAGGAGCAAGAAAAAACGGAACGTTTAGCTGCAAAGTTGCGGGAGTTGGGAGTTAATCCTGATGAGATTTAG
- a CDS encoding Uma2 family endonuclease, producing the protein MSVSTTQKIIYPDSDGQPMADNTKQFRWIVLIKENLELLFANDPDVFVAGDLLWYPVEGHPEIRVAPDAMVVLGRPKGDRGSYRQWEEDNIPPQVVFEILSPGNRVKEMTRKLQFYERYGVEEYYIYDPDSNELEGLQRQDGNLQLVKEINGWISPRLGIQFTLTSETLEIYRPDGRKFLSSLELEQERQRAFQRAEQATQRAERLAEQLRALGIDPEA; encoded by the coding sequence ATGAGTGTTTCAACTACCCAAAAAATTATTTACCCTGACAGTGATGGTCAGCCAATGGCAGATAATACTAAGCAGTTTCGGTGGATTGTCTTAATTAAGGAAAACTTGGAACTGCTATTTGCCAATGATCCAGATGTGTTTGTCGCTGGGGATTTATTGTGGTATCCCGTAGAAGGTCACCCTGAAATTCGAGTTGCCCCTGATGCGATGGTGGTATTGGGGCGACCAAAAGGCGACCGAGGTTCTTATCGGCAATGGGAAGAGGACAATATTCCGCCACAAGTAGTATTTGAAATTCTCTCCCCAGGAAACCGAGTGAAAGAAATGACTCGCAAGTTACAGTTTTATGAACGCTATGGGGTAGAAGAATACTATATTTATGATCCTGATAGTAATGAATTGGAAGGACTACAACGCCAAGACGGAAATTTGCAGTTAGTCAAAGAAATTAATGGCTGGATTAGTCCCCGTTTAGGGATTCAATTTACTCTTACTTCAGAAACGCTAGAGATTTATCGTCCTGATGGCAGAAAGTTTCTATCTTCTCTAGAGTTAGAACAAGAACGCCAGCGGGCTTTTCAACGGGCGGAACAAGCCACTCAACGGGCGGAACGTTTAGCGGAACAATTGAGAGCTTTGGGCATTGATCCCGAAGCCTAA
- a CDS encoding methyltransferase domain-containing protein, whose translation MFQKTKAWIKQFSLLRRQFRLIRHQVKKGQIRQFFHWLVAGHIIKWWRIRNWLNSNDQKFLQVGGGFHIQSGKNWLNGDLIAGEIYLDATKKLPFPDNSIDIVFTEQFFEHLLQENGLIFLSEVYRVLKPGGILRQSTPDLGKLVALYNDENDVVSLSEAINRHIKNHRQNTPYAKPTGCQFINDIFRLWGHKFIYDQETLKAISKEAGFHEFRWVSFGESEIDSLQQLERHADQEWMKNGIVMIYEAEK comes from the coding sequence TTGTTTCAAAAAACTAAAGCATGGATTAAACAGTTCTCTCTGTTGAGAAGGCAATTTAGGTTAATTCGTCATCAGGTTAAAAAAGGACAGATACGGCAATTTTTCCATTGGCTAGTTGCAGGACACATCATCAAATGGTGGCGCATTCGTAATTGGCTAAATAGTAACGATCAAAAATTCTTACAAGTCGGTGGCGGTTTTCATATTCAATCAGGCAAAAATTGGCTAAATGGAGATTTAATTGCTGGTGAGATTTACTTAGATGCGACAAAAAAATTACCGTTTCCAGATAATAGTATAGATATTGTTTTTACAGAGCAGTTTTTTGAACATTTATTACAGGAAAATGGATTAATTTTTCTTTCCGAGGTTTATCGAGTTTTGAAGCCAGGGGGGATTCTCAGACAATCTACGCCAGATTTAGGAAAATTAGTTGCCTTATACAACGATGAAAACGATGTAGTTTCACTTTCTGAAGCTATCAATCGACATATCAAAAACCATCGTCAAAATACACCTTATGCTAAACCTACAGGATGTCAATTTATCAATGACATTTTTCGCTTATGGGGACATAAGTTTATTTATGATCAAGAAACTTTGAAAGCTATTAGTAAGGAAGCTGGTTTTCATGAGTTTCGATGGGTTTCATTTGGTGAATCTGAGATTGATTCCTTGCAGCAACTTGAAAGACACGCCGATCAAGAATGGATGAAAAATGGGATTGTAATGATTTATGAGGCTGAAAAATGA
- a CDS encoding ABC transporter ATP-binding protein: MLNVLKNLSYLLSRRDKMQVVALFCLLLIGSCLEMLGVGFVVPFISFISKPELIQEQPILKGIYGVLGNPSQSQFLVILCLIYLGIYVVKNSYLTGMYYIQYRFIFNKQIKVSHQLFQSYLGAPYHFHLQRNSAILIRNVTGEINQVFMQVLIPLVMFITELTVVTGLVILLITLQPLPSLVATSGLAIAGILFYRVFREKLSEAGKKRQYHSGEVIKHINQGLGGVKETKVLGREPFFLHQHRNHRKEFVRSLESLQMIQQLPRLYFETLAVFALLTIILVTLLQGTGITEVLPTLSLFAATAFRVIPSLNKMMNSLNKVRFSSHAIDVVVHELKSLEAEKNLLGQKEGVIPSLTHQLRLQNVSYSYPNAEEQVLKNISIEIPQGTSVAFVGSSGAGKTTLVDIILGLLTPTAGKVIVDGVDIQDGLSQWQQQIGYIPQSIYLSDETLRGNIAFGIPEREISETQVWQAVKSAQLEELVERLPQGLDTVVGERGVRLSGGQRQRVGIARALYHNPQVLVMDEATAALDNETEAGIMEAVEQLSGEKTLIMIAHRLTTVKNCDCLYFLQNGEVLDQGSYEELRDRNQEFMKMARVQT; encoded by the coding sequence ATGTTAAATGTCTTAAAAAACCTCTCTTATCTCTTGAGTCGCCGTGACAAAATGCAAGTGGTTGCCTTATTTTGCCTTTTGTTAATTGGCAGTTGCTTAGAAATGCTGGGGGTGGGGTTTGTTGTTCCCTTTATTTCGTTTATTAGCAAACCAGAATTGATTCAAGAGCAACCGATTCTGAAGGGGATTTATGGTGTACTGGGAAATCCCTCACAGAGTCAGTTTTTAGTCATTCTGTGCTTAATTTATTTAGGAATTTATGTTGTTAAAAATAGCTACCTGACTGGAATGTACTATATCCAGTATCGGTTTATTTTTAATAAGCAAATCAAAGTTTCTCACCAATTATTCCAAAGCTATTTAGGTGCGCCTTATCATTTCCACTTACAAAGAAATTCTGCGATTCTAATTCGGAATGTGACTGGGGAAATCAATCAAGTTTTTATGCAAGTGCTAATTCCCTTAGTGATGTTTATTACGGAATTAACGGTGGTCACAGGACTGGTCATTCTACTCATTACACTGCAACCGCTTCCTTCTTTAGTGGCGACCAGTGGCTTAGCGATTGCTGGGATTTTATTTTATCGAGTGTTTCGAGAAAAACTATCAGAAGCAGGGAAAAAGCGACAGTATCACTCAGGAGAAGTCATTAAGCATATTAATCAAGGTCTGGGCGGGGTAAAAGAAACGAAAGTATTAGGACGAGAACCGTTTTTTTTACATCAGCATCGTAATCATCGTAAAGAGTTTGTGCGGTCTTTAGAATCTTTACAGATGATTCAACAGTTACCGCGACTCTATTTTGAAACCTTGGCAGTCTTTGCCTTATTAACAATTATTTTAGTCACCCTCTTACAGGGAACAGGAATAACAGAAGTTTTACCCACCCTTTCTCTATTTGCTGCCACGGCATTTCGGGTCATTCCCTCACTGAATAAAATGATGAACAGCTTGAACAAGGTGCGTTTTAGTAGTCATGCTATTGATGTGGTTGTTCATGAGTTGAAAAGTTTAGAAGCGGAGAAAAATTTGTTAGGACAAAAGGAAGGCGTGATTCCTTCATTAACTCATCAATTGAGGTTACAAAATGTTAGCTATTCCTACCCCAATGCAGAAGAACAAGTATTGAAGAATATTTCGATAGAGATTCCTCAAGGAACATCTGTAGCGTTTGTTGGCAGTTCTGGGGCGGGTAAAACGACCCTAGTTGATATTATTTTAGGCTTATTAACTCCAACGGCGGGGAAAGTTATAGTGGATGGTGTGGATATTCAGGACGGGTTAAGCCAGTGGCAACAGCAAATTGGTTATATTCCCCAAAGTATTTATTTATCCGATGAGACGTTACGAGGGAATATCGCGTTTGGCATTCCAGAGAGGGAGATTTCGGAAACACAAGTTTGGCAAGCGGTGAAGTCAGCACAACTGGAGGAGTTAGTGGAAAGGCTACCGCAGGGGTTGGATACAGTTGTCGGGGAAAGGGGCGTTAGACTTTCGGGTGGACAACGACAACGGGTGGGAATCGCACGGGCGTTATATCATAATCCACAAGTGTTGGTGATGGATGAGGCAACAGCAGCGTTAGATAATGAAACAGAAGCCGGAATTATGGAAGCGGTTGAGCAGTTGAGTGGGGAAAAAACGTTGATTATGATTGCGCATCGGCTAACAACAGTGAAAAACTGTGACTGTTTATATTTTCTGCAAAATGGAGAAGTGTTAGATCAAGGGAGTTATGAGGAGTTGCGCGATCGTAATCAAGAATTTATGAAAATGGCTAGAGTGCAAACATAA
- a CDS encoding glycosyltransferase family A protein: protein MNFINPLVSVIIPTYNRETLVYRAVKSVLAQTYQNLECIVVDDYSTDDTLETLTKLSSQDKRLKVISHLKNLHASAARNTGISATKGELIAFLDDDDAWLPEKLEKQVQCISTASSKVGLVYCWFDIYREQERVGTRRPKLRGYIFDKLLTSQPLGNASTLLVRREVIDHIGGFDESLPRGNDGDFIRRVGQYYEIEVVAEVLVHYFIDHEGNQRITGIDQQSILNGIKGHEAKLKKFPEVFDTLPKQHAMLLAIIGREYARIGETKIAYSYLVSAIKRYPISLNPYSQTLRAMIEYLFKRIQ from the coding sequence GTGAACTTCATAAATCCTCTAGTTTCAGTTATCATACCAACTTATAACCGTGAAACACTTGTTTATCGCGCAGTTAAAAGTGTGCTTGCACAAACGTACCAAAATTTAGAATGTATTGTAGTTGATGATTACTCCACAGATGATACCCTTGAAACTTTAACAAAACTGAGTTCCCAAGATAAAAGGTTAAAGGTGATTAGCCACTTAAAAAATCTTCATGCTTCTGCTGCTCGTAATACGGGCATTTCTGCTACAAAAGGAGAATTAATTGCTTTTCTGGATGATGATGATGCTTGGTTACCTGAAAAACTTGAAAAACAAGTTCAGTGCATCTCTACAGCGTCGTCTAAAGTTGGCTTGGTTTACTGTTGGTTTGACATTTATCGTGAACAAGAGAGGGTAGGAACTCGGCGACCCAAGTTAAGAGGATATATTTTTGATAAACTGCTAACTAGCCAACCATTAGGAAACGCATCAACATTGTTAGTCCGTCGAGAAGTTATAGATCACATTGGCGGATTTGATGAAAGCCTCCCCAGAGGGAATGATGGTGATTTTATTCGTCGTGTTGGGCAGTATTATGAAATAGAAGTAGTAGCAGAAGTGCTTGTTCATTACTTTATTGATCATGAAGGAAATCAACGTATTACAGGAATTGATCAACAAAGTATATTAAATGGCATTAAAGGTCATGAAGCTAAATTAAAGAAGTTTCCAGAAGTCTTTGATACTCTACCAAAACAACACGCAATGTTACTGGCAATTATTGGAAGAGAGTATGCTCGTATTGGAGAAACAAAAATAGCATATTCTTATCTGGTTTCTGCTATTAAACGGTATCCTATCTCACTGAATCCCTATTCACAGACCTTGCGTGCAATGATTGAATATTTATTTAAACGTATCC